A genomic region of Brevibacillus sp. JNUCC-41 contains the following coding sequences:
- a CDS encoding GerAB/ArcD/ProY family transporter yields MEKAKISAYQLFVLIFLFEMGSALLVPLAGEAKQAAWLVILIAMIGGFLLFFIYYGLFQYYPDQLLTEFVKQILGNFLGSIVAFLYILYFIYLSARVLRDFGDTLLTFAYPHIPLFFANAVFMSVVVYTVRKGVEVLVRTGELFFVLENLLLMTFMLLIIASGMIHLNNLKPIFEISGTEMMKMGFTKIVFFPFGEVIVFLMIFPYLKEPQRLKKIGIGSLATSGIFLAIIMAVNVAVLGVDLTTRSQYPILTLIQSIEVAGFLERLDVYFLFLLMIGGFIKLSVFTYVAVTGTANIFNVKQPSKLAYPVGMIILLISIIIASSYTEHINEGLGAVPHYIHLPFQVIIPLLLLIIAFFKNRKKGRQAPK; encoded by the coding sequence ATGGAAAAGGCAAAAATCAGCGCTTACCAGCTGTTCGTCCTTATTTTCCTGTTTGAAATGGGCAGTGCACTTTTGGTTCCGCTTGCAGGTGAAGCCAAGCAGGCTGCTTGGTTAGTCATCCTTATTGCGATGATAGGCGGATTTTTATTATTTTTCATTTATTATGGCCTTTTTCAATACTACCCTGATCAGCTGTTAACAGAGTTTGTAAAACAGATATTGGGGAATTTTCTAGGCAGTATAGTAGCTTTTCTATACATCCTTTATTTCATCTATCTTTCTGCGAGGGTGCTGAGGGATTTCGGAGATACACTGCTTACTTTTGCCTATCCTCATATTCCGTTATTTTTTGCGAACGCTGTATTCATGTCAGTCGTGGTATATACGGTCCGTAAAGGGGTAGAAGTATTGGTGAGGACCGGGGAACTATTCTTTGTCTTGGAGAATTTACTTTTAATGACCTTCATGCTTCTAATTATTGCTTCAGGCATGATCCATTTAAACAACTTAAAACCCATTTTTGAAATCAGCGGGACAGAGATGATGAAAATGGGTTTCACTAAAATCGTATTCTTTCCATTTGGCGAGGTCATAGTGTTTTTAATGATTTTTCCTTATTTGAAAGAACCTCAGCGATTGAAAAAAATCGGGATAGGGAGCTTGGCGACAAGCGGTATTTTTCTCGCGATAATAATGGCCGTGAATGTTGCTGTACTTGGCGTGGACCTTACAACACGTTCACAATACCCTATTCTTACCCTCATCCAGTCCATAGAGGTCGCTGGCTTTCTTGAACGTCTCGATGTGTACTTCTTATTTTTGTTGATGATTGGCGGGTTCATCAAGCTAAGTGTATTTACTTATGTAGCGGTAACGGGTACGGCGAATATTTTCAATGTTAAACAGCCCTCCAAACTTGCTTACCCTGTTGGCATGATCATTTTATTGATCTCGATCATTATCGCAAGCAGTTATACGGAACATATAAATGAAGGATTAGGTGCCGTACCACATTACATCCATCTGCCATTTCAGGTGATCATCCCTTTGCTTCTCTTGATCATTGCCTTTTTTAAGAATCGAAAAAAAGGAAGACAAGCACCAAAATAA